A section of the Amblyomma americanum isolate KBUSLIRL-KWMA chromosome 2, ASM5285725v1, whole genome shotgun sequence genome encodes:
- the LOC144121821 gene encoding chymotrypsinogen B-like: MLPNSLLPLITLVVIAFTSDRVVRSQETGSQCGTPEIVVDPTRVRTNAVPEDADHGVWPWMAALHLNAPSESHFCDGVLISDRHILTAAHCIDAKLSSEVRVHLGSHFTNLRLPGEQVIEASEICVHKRFRSGQEMYDIAVIKLKEAATISRTVQPVCLPVANEELPDRAQLFATGWGSKSECSNCSRAKTLKQMTTKSIANSRCLDYFNKTADPSILCAKVREAPSLFGDTGSPIVGYCAPFYWVVYGVVSDGPRRDGFEHLPLIATKVSHYTENFIYPYMNARSPSKVQRICASRR, from the exons GTAGTCAGTGCGGCACACCTGAGATCGTTGTTGATCCTACAAGGGTTAGGACGAATGCCGTGCCTGAAGACGCAGACCATGGCGTTTGGCCCTGGATGGCAGCTCTCCACCTGAACGCTCCGTCGGAGAGCCACTTCTGCGACGGAGTACTCATCAGCGACAGGCATATACTTACGGCAGCACACTGCATAGA CGCCAAGCTGTCCAGTGAGGTGCGCGTCCATCTCGGCTCGCATTTCACCAACCTGAGGCTGCCCGGCGAGCAGGTCATCGAGGCGTCGGAGATATGCGTGCACAAGCGCTTCCGCAGCGGACAGGAAATG TACGATATCGCTGTGATCAAGTTGAAGGAAGCCGCCACGATCAGCCGCACTGTTCAGCCCGTATGCTTGCCTGTGGCCAACGAAGAACTTCCTGACCGAGCACAGCTATTTGCAACTGGATGGGGAAGCAAATCTGAAT GTTCAAATTGTTCCCGGGCTAAAACATTAAAGCAAATGACGACCAAGTCAATTGCAAACAGCCGTTGCTTGGATTACTTCAACAAGACTGCCGATCCATCGATACTCTGCGCCAAAGTGAGGGAGGCGCCTTCTCTCTTC GGAGATACTGGAAGCCCAATAGTGGGCTACTGCGCACCGTTTTACTGGGTGGTCTATGGAGTTGTGTCCGACGGTCCACGCCGCGACGGCTTCGAGCACTTGCCTCTCATCGCCACTAAGGTGTCGCATTACACCGAGAATTTCATCTACCCTTACATGAACGCAAGGAGCCCTTCCAAGGTTCAAAGGATATGTGCATCCCGACGATGA